In Vitis vinifera cultivar Pinot Noir 40024 chromosome 11, ASM3070453v1, a genomic segment contains:
- the LOC100257854 gene encoding 36.4 kDa proline-rich protein, whose product MDSSKLSALFLIFTLFISSATPILGCAPCSKPPPQHKPPFHHKPPSHHKPPKGKPPITRPPIVKPPITVPPVVPPIVKPPITLPPVVPPIVKPPITVPPITVPPIVKPPITVPPITVPPIVKPPITVPPITVPPIVKPPVTVPPITVPPIIKPPITVPPVVTPPVNKPPVGTPCPPPPASATCPIDTLKLGACVDLLGGLVHIGLGDPVANECCPVLSGLVELEAAVCLCTTLKIKLLNLNIYVPLALQLLITCGKTPPPGYTCTV is encoded by the coding sequence ATGGACTCCTCCAAGCTTTCAGCTCTGTTCCTCATTTTCACGCTCTTCATCTCCTCAGCCACCCCTATTCTTGGCTGTGCCCCTTGTTCCAAGCCCCCTCCCCAGCACAAGCCCCCTTTCCACCACAAGCCCCCTTCCCACCACAAGCCACCCAAAGGAAAGCCCCCCATTACTCGTCCTCCCATTGTTAAGCCTCCTATCACCGTGCCACCGGTTGTCCCTCCCATTGTTAAGCCTCCTATCACCCTGCCACCGGTTGTCCCTCCCATTGTTAAACCTCCCATTACAGTCCCTCCCATCACTGTCCCTCCCATTGTTAAACCTCCCATTACAGTCCCTCCCATCACTGTTCCTCCCATTGTTAAACCTCCCATTACAGTCCCTCCCATCACTGTCCCTCCCATTGTTAAACCTCCCGTTACAGTCCCTCCCATCACAGTCCCTCCCATTATTAAGCCACCGATCACCGTCCCTCCGGTCGTGACTCCTCCAGTGAATAAACCACCGGTGGGAACGCCTTGCCCACCGCCACCTGCCTCAGCGACGTGCCCAATTGACACATTGAAGCTGGGTGCTTGTGTGGATCTTCTTGGCGGATTGGTGCACATTGGTCTTGGAGACCCTGTCGCCAATGAGTGCTGTCCGGTTCTTTCAGGTCTCGTTGAGCTGGAAGCTGCTGTCTGCTTGTGCACTACTCTCAAGATCAAGCTACTCAACCTTAACATCTATGTCCCACTTGCTCTTCAACTCCTTATCACTTGTGGAAAGACACCCCCTCCTGGTTACACCTGCACTGTTTAG